The following proteins are encoded in a genomic region of Nonomuraea muscovyensis:
- a CDS encoding glycoside hydrolase family 13 protein, translating into MSQTWWRGAAIYQVYLRSFADGNGDGCGDLAGLRSRLGYLKDLGIDAVWLNPWYPSPMADGGYDVADYRGIEPVFGTLAEAEAFIAEAHEHGIKVIIDVVPNHSSTASAWFQEALTDRGARERFWFRDEPNDWSSIFGGPAWTQVPDGQWYLHLFAPEQPDLNWANPEVHREFEDVLRFWFDRGVDGFRIDSAALLFKSDDAWEDLDGVHDVYRRWREIADEYGERVLIGEVWLPDQERFARYLRPDELHTAFNFDFLSCPWQPAELRRVIDLTLATHLPIGAPPTWVLSNHDVTRPVTRYGRADTGFQHGGRLHGSPSDPELGRRRARAAALLAMALPGGVYVYQGEELGLPEVEDLPDEARQDPMFARSGGANPGRDGCRVPLPWTGEEPPFGFGGPDPSARPWLPQPESWRKLTAQAQLADLDSMLNLYRAALRLRRDLLGDGTLTWLPLGEDVLAFRRESGLVCLANLGPAPVPLPPGDLLLASGPLDGGALPGDTTAWLAPPP; encoded by the coding sequence ATGTCGCAAACGTGGTGGCGGGGGGCCGCGATCTACCAGGTCTACCTGCGCAGCTTCGCCGACGGCAACGGTGACGGCTGCGGCGACCTGGCCGGGCTGCGCTCCCGCCTGGGATACCTCAAGGACCTCGGGATCGACGCCGTCTGGCTGAACCCCTGGTACCCGTCGCCGATGGCCGACGGCGGCTACGACGTGGCCGACTACCGGGGCATCGAGCCGGTGTTCGGCACCCTGGCCGAGGCGGAGGCGTTCATCGCCGAGGCGCACGAGCACGGGATCAAGGTGATCATCGACGTCGTGCCGAACCACAGTTCCACCGCCAGCGCCTGGTTCCAGGAGGCGCTGACGGACCGCGGGGCGAGGGAACGGTTCTGGTTCCGGGACGAGCCGAACGACTGGTCGTCGATCTTCGGCGGACCGGCGTGGACGCAGGTGCCCGACGGGCAGTGGTATCTCCACCTGTTCGCCCCCGAGCAGCCCGACCTCAACTGGGCCAACCCGGAGGTGCACCGGGAGTTCGAGGACGTGCTGCGCTTCTGGTTCGACCGGGGCGTCGACGGGTTCCGCATCGACTCGGCCGCGCTGCTGTTCAAGTCCGACGACGCCTGGGAGGACCTCGACGGGGTGCACGACGTCTACCGGCGCTGGCGGGAGATCGCCGACGAGTACGGCGAACGGGTGCTGATCGGCGAGGTGTGGCTGCCCGACCAGGAGCGCTTCGCCCGCTACCTGCGGCCCGACGAGCTGCACACCGCCTTCAACTTCGACTTCCTGTCCTGCCCCTGGCAGCCGGCCGAGCTGCGCCGGGTGATCGACCTGACGCTGGCCACGCACCTGCCCATCGGCGCGCCGCCGACGTGGGTGCTGTCCAACCACGACGTGACCCGCCCGGTGACCAGGTACGGCCGGGCCGACACCGGCTTCCAGCACGGCGGCCGCCTGCACGGCAGCCCGTCCGACCCGGAGCTCGGCCGCCGCCGGGCCCGGGCGGCGGCGCTGCTGGCGATGGCGCTGCCCGGCGGCGTCTACGTCTACCAGGGCGAGGAGCTCGGCCTGCCCGAGGTGGAGGACCTGCCCGACGAGGCCAGGCAGGACCCCATGTTCGCCAGGTCGGGCGGAGCCAACCCCGGCCGCGACGGCTGCCGCGTGCCGCTGCCCTGGACGGGAGAGGAGCCGCCGTTCGGCTTCGGCGGGCCGGACCCGTCCGCGCGCCCCTGGCTGCCGCAGCCAGAGAGCTGGCGCAAGCTCACGGCCCAGGCACAGCTCGCCGACCTGGACTCGATGCTGAACCTCTACCGCGCGGCGCTGCGGCTGCGCCGCGACCTGCTCGGCGACGGCACGCTGACCTGGCTGCCGCTGGGCGAGGACGTGCTGGCGTTCCGCCGCGAGTCGGGCCTGGTCTGCCTGGCCAACCTGGGGCCCGCCCCGGTGCCGCTCCCGCCGGGCGACCTCCTGCTGGCCAGCGGGCCCCTCGACGGGGGAGCGCTGCCCGGCGACACCACGGCCTGGCTCGCCCCACCCCCCTGA
- a CDS encoding carbohydrate ABC transporter permease, with protein MISIGARTAARRARGRGRPRPVEVRLRTVVSPHQLNSRWGRRLYWAVLLAVLAGSTLAFVFPMYWMVTGAMKSGEELARMPPTLVPAAPTLDAFTEAWELFDIGLLLRNTAYYALGGWLFSMAVDVAAAYALSKLRPAFGNVILGAMLATLMVPPMVVLIPLYVTVADLGLLNNPWGLWLPAAANGFNIFLLKRFFDSIPKELIEAARIDGAGPLRVLWSVVLPVSRPILGVVSIFTIVASFKDFVWPLLIMTDSEKMTISVGLSQTAGAVSQNAIMAGLVIAGVPTVIVFFFFQRNIMAGLTAGSIKG; from the coding sequence ATGATCTCCATCGGCGCCCGGACGGCAGCCCGTCGAGCCCGCGGCCGGGGCCGTCCACGGCCCGTCGAGGTGCGCTTGCGCACCGTCGTCTCGCCGCACCAGCTCAACAGCCGGTGGGGCAGGCGCCTGTACTGGGCCGTCCTGCTCGCCGTGCTGGCCGGCTCCACCCTGGCCTTCGTCTTCCCCATGTACTGGATGGTCACCGGCGCGATGAAGTCCGGCGAGGAACTCGCCCGGATGCCGCCCACCCTGGTGCCTGCCGCTCCCACGCTCGACGCGTTCACCGAGGCGTGGGAGCTGTTCGACATCGGCCTGCTGCTGCGCAACACGGCCTACTACGCGCTGGGCGGCTGGCTGTTCTCCATGGCGGTGGACGTGGCGGCGGCGTACGCGCTGTCGAAGCTGCGGCCGGCGTTCGGCAACGTGATCCTCGGCGCCATGCTGGCGACGCTGATGGTGCCGCCGATGGTCGTGCTGATCCCGCTCTACGTCACGGTCGCCGACCTCGGGCTGCTGAACAACCCGTGGGGCCTGTGGCTGCCCGCGGCGGCCAACGGGTTCAACATCTTCCTGCTCAAGCGCTTCTTCGACTCCATACCCAAGGAACTGATCGAGGCGGCGCGGATCGACGGCGCCGGGCCGTTGCGGGTGCTGTGGTCGGTGGTGCTGCCGGTCTCGCGGCCCATCCTCGGCGTGGTGTCCATCTTCACGATCGTCGCCTCGTTCAAGGACTTCGTCTGGCCGCTGCTGATCATGACCGACAGCGAGAAGATGACGATCAGCGTGGGCCTGTCGCAGACCGCCGGAGCGGTGTCCCAGAACGCGATCATGGCGGGCCTGGTCATCGCCGGCGTCCCGACGGTCATCGTGTTCTTCTTCTTCCAACGGAACATCATGGCGGGACTCACCGCCGGAAGCATCAAAGGGTGA
- a CDS encoding carbohydrate ABC transporter permease encodes MGVLKRNLTAYGFLCAALACFAVFAWYPMVREFVLSFQHTNLIDPPTWAGLDNFTAVVRDPAFGTAWLNTVQFTVLALICGYAVPFVTALVLNELRHARGYLRFVVYLPVMLPPIVAVLLFRWFYDPGPGLFNQILDFFHLPALAWLDSSSTALVSLVIVSTWMNMGSATLIYLAALQNIPPELYEAAELDGAGILARIRHVTIPQTRLILLLMLMLQIVATMQVFIEPYMLTGGGPENSTVTVAYLMYQFAFTYGDGYGQAGALGLMLMLALLLFAAFQLRLTREDKA; translated from the coding sequence GTGGGTGTCCTGAAACGCAACCTCACGGCCTACGGGTTCCTGTGCGCCGCGCTGGCCTGCTTCGCGGTGTTCGCCTGGTACCCCATGGTCAGGGAGTTCGTGCTGAGCTTCCAGCACACCAACCTGATCGACCCGCCCACCTGGGCGGGCCTGGACAACTTCACGGCCGTCGTCCGGGACCCGGCGTTCGGCACGGCGTGGCTGAACACCGTGCAGTTCACGGTGCTCGCGCTGATCTGCGGCTACGCCGTGCCGTTCGTCACCGCGCTGGTGCTCAACGAGCTCCGTCACGCCCGGGGCTACCTGCGGTTCGTCGTCTACCTGCCGGTCATGCTGCCGCCCATCGTGGCGGTGCTGCTCTTCCGGTGGTTCTACGATCCCGGCCCCGGGCTGTTCAACCAGATCCTGGACTTCTTCCACCTGCCCGCGCTGGCCTGGCTGGACTCCTCCTCCACCGCGCTCGTCTCGCTGGTGATCGTCTCGACGTGGATGAACATGGGCAGCGCCACGCTCATCTACCTGGCCGCGCTGCAGAACATCCCGCCCGAGCTGTACGAGGCGGCCGAGCTGGACGGGGCCGGCATCCTCGCCCGGATCAGGCACGTCACGATCCCGCAGACCCGGCTCATCCTGCTGCTCATGCTGATGCTGCAGATCGTGGCGACCATGCAGGTGTTCATCGAGCCGTACATGCTCACCGGCGGCGGCCCGGAGAACTCCACCGTCACCGTCGCCTACCTGATGTACCAGTTCGCCTTCACCTACGGCGACGGCTACGGCCAGGCCGGCGCGCTCGGCCTGATGCTGATGCTGGCGCTGCTCCTGTTCGCCGCCTTCCAACTCCGGCTCACCCGCGAGGACAAGGCATGA
- a CDS encoding ABC transporter substrate-binding protein has protein sequence MQRSTGLLLATVLTTGLGLSATACGASEPATPAPGGAAPVTITVACRPARSAPKERRAWDDDVAAFMRAHPGVTVKSTDQQPCFDPKTFGPKLAGGQMETAFVVPVTTYDDVIGKGQALDITQHVGLIKNWNDLRPDVRELVTKDGRVYGVPNVHYGVGLVYNRKLFTQAGLNPDTPPTTWAEIREAAKRIAALGPGHVGYGEYSGGNTGGWHFTQALYGRGGSVVTDDGKKAAFNSPEGRAVLQTLHDMRWTDDSMGSRLLVGWESLMMAMGGGKVGMMLGAPDVVTDVVNKFKGNVADYGITGFPEARASLSGGEAFMINPKATPEQAKAALQWLDFRYNTVGKGRFDFARGKTLGNPVGVPDNDVYGDSPTGKAIQAGREENATLPVQNYAPYVRAAAAVPPKAEPPHAQELYAILDVVMSGVLSRRDADPGKLLADAEAKADALLAAKG, from the coding sequence ATGCAGAGATCCACAGGGCTCTTACTCGCCACCGTGCTCACCACCGGCCTCGGCCTGTCCGCCACCGCCTGCGGGGCCAGCGAGCCCGCCACGCCCGCTCCCGGCGGCGCCGCGCCGGTGACCATCACGGTGGCCTGCCGGCCCGCCAGGTCCGCGCCCAAGGAGCGCAGGGCCTGGGACGACGACGTCGCCGCGTTCATGCGGGCGCACCCCGGCGTCACGGTCAAGAGCACCGACCAGCAGCCGTGCTTCGACCCCAAGACGTTCGGGCCGAAGCTGGCGGGCGGCCAGATGGAGACCGCGTTCGTGGTGCCGGTGACCACCTACGACGACGTGATCGGCAAGGGCCAGGCGCTGGACATCACCCAGCACGTCGGCCTGATCAAGAACTGGAACGACCTGCGCCCCGACGTCCGCGAACTCGTCACCAAGGACGGCAGGGTGTACGGCGTCCCCAACGTCCACTACGGCGTGGGCCTGGTCTACAACCGCAAGCTGTTCACCCAGGCCGGCCTGAACCCCGACACGCCGCCCACCACGTGGGCCGAGATCCGCGAGGCCGCCAAGAGGATCGCCGCGCTCGGGCCCGGCCACGTCGGCTACGGCGAGTACTCCGGCGGCAACACCGGCGGCTGGCACTTCACCCAGGCCCTCTACGGCCGCGGCGGCAGCGTCGTCACCGACGACGGCAAGAAGGCCGCGTTCAACTCGCCCGAGGGCCGCGCCGTGCTGCAGACCCTGCACGACATGCGCTGGACGGACGACAGCATGGGCAGCCGGCTCCTGGTCGGCTGGGAGTCGCTGATGATGGCGATGGGCGGCGGCAAGGTCGGCATGATGCTCGGCGCACCCGACGTGGTCACCGACGTGGTCAACAAGTTCAAGGGCAACGTCGCCGACTACGGCATCACCGGCTTCCCGGAGGCCAGGGCGTCGCTCAGCGGCGGCGAGGCGTTCATGATCAACCCCAAGGCGACGCCCGAGCAGGCCAAGGCCGCCCTGCAGTGGCTCGACTTCCGCTACAACACCGTCGGCAAGGGACGCTTCGACTTCGCCCGCGGCAAGACCCTCGGCAACCCCGTCGGAGTGCCGGACAACGACGTCTACGGCGACTCGCCCACCGGCAAGGCGATCCAGGCCGGACGGGAGGAGAACGCCACGCTGCCGGTGCAGAACTACGCGCCGTACGTGCGGGCGGCCGCCGCCGTGCCGCCCAAGGCCGAGCCGCCGCACGCCCAGGAGCTGTACGCGATCCTCGACGTGGTCATGTCCGGGGTGCTGAGCCGCCGCGACGCCGACCCCGGCAAGCTGCTCGCCGACGCGGAGGCCAAGGCCGACGCGTTACTGGCCGCCAAGGGCTGA